In the Bradyrhizobium guangzhouense genome, one interval contains:
- the rlmB gene encoding 23S rRNA (guanosine(2251)-2'-O)-methyltransferase RlmB produces MKDRKFVPKGPRGGSKPFNRPGKSAGRPAWRERDSHGDGPVILYGWHTVTMALANPQRRIRKLTLTENAARRLADENIQTPVAPEIVRPQEIDRLLSPDAVHQGLLAEADPLPSPDIETLKQEGMVLVLDQITDPHNVGAILRSAAAFAVKAIVTTARHSPEATGVLAKAASGALELVPMVSVQNLARALTALNERGFQTVGLDSEGSEDLSEVTLREPLALVLGAEGKGLRQLTRETCSVVARLDMPGEIKSLNVSNAAVLSLYVGAVRLGLMKR; encoded by the coding sequence ATGAAGGATCGAAAATTCGTCCCCAAGGGCCCCCGCGGGGGGTCTAAGCCATTCAACAGGCCCGGAAAATCGGCTGGCCGGCCGGCCTGGCGCGAGCGCGATTCGCATGGTGACGGGCCCGTCATCCTCTATGGCTGGCACACCGTCACCATGGCGCTCGCCAACCCGCAGCGGCGGATCCGCAAGCTGACGCTGACCGAGAACGCCGCACGGCGCCTGGCGGATGAAAACATCCAAACCCCTGTTGCGCCCGAGATCGTACGTCCCCAGGAGATCGACCGCCTGCTCTCGCCCGACGCCGTTCATCAGGGGCTGCTCGCCGAGGCCGATCCCCTGCCCTCGCCCGACATCGAGACCTTGAAGCAGGAAGGCATGGTGCTGGTGCTCGACCAGATCACCGATCCGCACAATGTCGGCGCGATCCTGCGCTCGGCCGCGGCGTTCGCGGTCAAGGCGATCGTGACCACTGCGCGCCACAGTCCCGAAGCGACGGGCGTGCTCGCCAAGGCCGCCTCCGGCGCGCTGGAGCTGGTACCCATGGTATCAGTGCAGAACCTCGCGCGTGCGCTGACCGCCCTGAACGAGCGCGGCTTCCAGACCGTCGGCCTCGACAGCGAAGGCAGCGAGGATCTCTCCGAGGTGACGTTGCGCGAGCCGCTCGCTTTGGTGCTCGGCGCCGAGGGCAAGGGCCTCAGGCAATTGACGCGCGAGACCTGCAGCGTCGTGGCGCGACTCGACATGCCCGGCGAGATCAAGAGCCTCAACGTCTCGAACGCGGCCGTGCTCTCGCTTTATGTCGGTGCTGTCAGGCTGGGCCTGATGAAGAGATAG
- a CDS encoding GFA family protein, with amino-acid sequence MIDARCSCGALALSLPGPTKLVAACHCLECQRRTGAPFGVGAFYPVEAVKISGAPKEYARAGESGGKVRCYFCPECGSTVFWRPDKFPAMIGVAVGAIADPNFPAPSKSVFERSKHAWVDITGKDVEHLQHGSIPKTSS; translated from the coding sequence ATGATCGACGCCAGATGCAGTTGTGGCGCGCTTGCGCTGTCGCTTCCGGGACCGACCAAATTGGTCGCGGCCTGTCACTGTCTCGAATGCCAGCGGCGGACCGGCGCGCCGTTCGGTGTCGGCGCCTTCTACCCGGTCGAAGCCGTCAAGATCTCGGGAGCGCCGAAGGAGTATGCTCGCGCCGGCGAGAGCGGCGGCAAGGTCCGCTGCTATTTTTGCCCCGAGTGCGGCTCGACGGTTTTTTGGAGGCCCGACAAGTTTCCGGCGATGATCGGCGTCGCCGTGGGCGCCATCGCCGACCCGAATTTCCCGGCGCCATCAAAATCGGTGTTCGAGCGGTCAAAGCATGCATGGGTCGACATCACGGGCAAGGACGTCGAGCACCTGCAACACGGCAGCATACCGAAGACTTCAAGCTGA
- a CDS encoding class I SAM-dependent methyltransferase — MISHRPAVLAHERFVADRENLAGLDLAARFERIERTNLWGAATSVSGLGSEDVATAAIREALPGLLLRLGARSLLDAPCGDAGWIGGMRLDVDYTGIDIVPSLIAANSARVARGELRGRFLVADITRDHLPRCDLILCRDCLVHLSFRNIACALARFRASSAQFLLVTTFPEWEDNGDCEDGDWRALNMTKPPFGWPPPRELINERCDEGGGGWRDKSLGLWRLDELPKGAEHA; from the coding sequence ATGATCTCCCATCGCCCCGCCGTGCTTGCCCATGAGCGGTTCGTTGCCGACCGCGAAAATCTTGCAGGCCTCGATCTCGCCGCGCGCTTTGAGAGGATCGAGCGGACCAACCTTTGGGGAGCGGCGACGTCGGTTTCGGGCCTCGGGTCGGAGGATGTTGCCACCGCCGCGATCCGCGAAGCACTGCCCGGCCTGTTGCTTCGTCTGGGCGCGCGTTCACTTCTCGACGCGCCCTGCGGCGATGCCGGCTGGATCGGTGGCATGCGCCTCGACGTCGACTATACCGGCATCGATATCGTGCCGTCGCTGATCGCGGCCAACAGCGCGCGCGTGGCGCGAGGCGAATTGCGGGGCCGCTTTCTCGTCGCCGACATCACGCGCGATCACCTGCCGCGCTGTGATCTGATCTTGTGCCGCGACTGTCTCGTGCATCTGAGCTTCCGGAACATCGCATGCGCCCTTGCCCGCTTTCGTGCCAGCAGCGCGCAATTCCTGCTGGTCACGACGTTTCCGGAGTGGGAGGATAACGGCGATTGCGAGGACGGCGATTGGCGCGCGCTCAACATGACGAAGCCGCCGTTCGGCTGGCCGCCCCCGCGCGAATTGATCAACGAGCGCTGCGACGAGGGTGGTGGCGGCTGGCGCGACAAGAGCCTCGGACTCTGGCGGCTGGATGAGTTGCCGAAGGGTGCTGAGCACGCCTGA
- a CDS encoding GNAT family N-acetyltransferase produces MNDPSHAVIAIASPAGDLRLRPEQDADNDFRFALFCQSRAAELALMPIEPVAHEQLMRIQYRGQTMTYRTNFPGARFDIIEREGSAIGRLITDRAGHHIAIVDWAIMPEMRGRGIGTAIMQSLMEEARQTNREIRLKVASNNAAALRLYLRLGFAEVAEMPLYTELAWNADGSRDR; encoded by the coding sequence GATCGCCTCACCGGCAGGCGATTTGCGCCTGCGTCCGGAGCAGGATGCGGATAACGACTTTCGTTTCGCACTGTTCTGCCAATCGCGTGCTGCGGAATTGGCGTTAATGCCGATCGAGCCTGTCGCGCATGAGCAATTGATGCGCATCCAGTACCGCGGTCAGACGATGACCTATCGCACCAACTTCCCCGGCGCGCGCTTCGACATCATCGAACGCGAGGGATCCGCGATCGGACGGCTGATCACCGATCGTGCCGGCCATCATATCGCGATCGTCGATTGGGCAATCATGCCGGAGATGCGCGGCCGCGGCATCGGCACGGCGATCATGCAGTCCCTCATGGAGGAAGCGCGGCAGACAAACCGCGAGATCCGCCTCAAGGTGGCGTCCAACAACGCCGCGGCACTGCGGCTCTATCTGCGTCTTGGATTTGCGGAGGTGGCGGAGATGCCGCTCTATACGGAGCTCGCGTGGAACGCGGACGGATCCCGCGACAGATGA